A region from the Pseudonocardia petroleophila genome encodes:
- a CDS encoding sensor histidine kinase, translating into MRGTLRARLVATVLLLLAVTGAVIGIVTTVSLHRILVDQLDDNLRAAGGIARGLPPADDDRGVPDGDDLPAGAPLGPGLQFGVLVAVVSDGRVTSAAVLDRRGASQPVPAEATPALLDVRAGDRPRSADLGELGDYRLVAGSRTSSDGSTVTVVTGQSERPLQETLSTLVAIEVVVVAVALLGAGVAGAVAVRRELRPLEQVAATASRVGALPLASGEVELAERVPVADPRSEVGQVGTALNRMLDHVGAALEERHASELQLRQFVADASHELRTPLAAIRGYAELSRRGELTEETAYSLQRISSSAERMSTLVEDLLLLARLDAGRPLERTEVDLTHLVLDAVNDAHVAGPGHRWLLDLPEEPVTVTGDPSRLAQVLGNLLANARTHTPPGTRVSVGLAPVAGGVALTVVDDGPGIAPDLAPRVFERFARGSSSRSRENGSTGLGLAIVSAVVAAHRGTVDVTSRPGRTEFTVTLPR; encoded by the coding sequence GTGAGAGGCACCCTGCGGGCGCGGCTCGTCGCCACCGTCCTGCTGCTGCTCGCCGTCACCGGGGCCGTGATCGGGATCGTGACGACGGTGTCGCTGCACCGGATCCTCGTCGACCAGCTCGACGACAACCTGCGCGCCGCAGGCGGGATCGCCCGCGGGCTGCCGCCCGCCGACGACGACCGCGGCGTCCCCGACGGCGACGACCTGCCCGCCGGTGCCCCGCTCGGGCCGGGGCTGCAGTTCGGGGTGCTCGTCGCGGTGGTCAGCGACGGGCGGGTCACCAGCGCCGCGGTGCTCGACCGCCGGGGGGCGAGCCAGCCGGTGCCCGCGGAGGCGACGCCGGCCCTGCTCGACGTCCGGGCCGGGGACCGGCCCCGCAGCGCCGACCTCGGCGAGCTGGGCGACTACCGGCTCGTCGCCGGCTCGCGGACCTCGTCGGACGGCAGCACGGTGACGGTCGTGACGGGCCAGTCCGAGCGGCCGCTGCAGGAGACGCTGTCGACGCTCGTCGCGATCGAGGTCGTCGTCGTCGCGGTGGCCCTGCTCGGGGCGGGGGTCGCCGGGGCGGTCGCGGTGCGCCGGGAGCTGCGGCCGCTGGAGCAGGTGGCGGCCACGGCGTCGCGGGTGGGCGCGCTGCCGCTGGCCAGCGGCGAGGTGGAGCTGGCCGAGCGGGTGCCGGTGGCCGACCCGCGCAGCGAGGTGGGGCAGGTGGGCACGGCGCTCAACCGGATGCTCGACCACGTCGGCGCGGCCCTGGAGGAGCGGCACGCGAGCGAGCTGCAGCTGCGCCAGTTCGTCGCCGACGCGAGCCACGAGCTGCGCACGCCGCTGGCCGCCATCCGCGGGTACGCCGAGCTGTCGCGCCGCGGCGAGCTGACCGAGGAGACCGCCTACTCGCTGCAGCGCATCTCGTCGTCGGCGGAGCGGATGAGCACGCTCGTCGAGGACCTCCTGCTGCTCGCCCGCCTCGACGCCGGCCGCCCGCTGGAGCGCACCGAGGTCGACCTCACCCACCTCGTCCTCGACGCCGTGAACGACGCCCACGTCGCGGGGCCGGGGCACCGCTGGCTGCTCGACCTGCCCGAGGAGCCGGTGACCGTCACCGGCGACCCCTCCCGGCTCGCCCAGGTGCTGGGCAACCTGCTCGCCAACGCCCGGACGCACACGCCGCCGGGGACGCGGGTGTCGGTCGGGCTCGCCCCGGTGGCCGGCGGGGTGGCGCTGACCGTCGTCGACGACGGGCCGGGGATCGCGCCCGACCTGGCGCCGCGGGTGTTCGAGCGGTTCGCACGGGGGTCGAGCTCGCGGTCGCGGGAGAACGGCAGCACCGGCCTGGGCCTGGCCATCGTCTCCGCGGTGGTGGCGGCGCACCGCGGCACGGTGGACGTGACCAGCCGGCCCGGCCGCACCGAGTTCACGGTGACCCTCCCCCGCTGA
- a CDS encoding branched-chain amino acid ABC transporter permease translates to MIVTRGSRLPLYLAVPVVVLLAALPYLVAPPVTRTLVGLFALVVLASMWNLLAGYGGMISVGQQGFIGIGAYTVLLTDIAGVSPFVGIPFAALVAGLLALPTTALVFRLNGGYFAIGTWVVAEVFRLVTVEFAAVGGGSGASLTGLSALGPTLRGAVTYWCALAAVVLAVGVVFAIMRSRLGLALTAIRDDPTAADSLGVRVTAAKRLVFVVAAAGCGVAGAIIVLDSLRVQPDSIYSVQWSAFMIFMVVIGGIGSIEGPILGAIVFFALQQVLEPYGVWYLVVLGLVAIAAALFARRGLWGLATGGRDVRFLPTGYRVAGSQGGVSGGGSP, encoded by the coding sequence GTGATCGTGACGCGCGGCTCGCGCCTTCCCCTGTACCTCGCCGTGCCGGTGGTGGTCCTGCTCGCGGCGCTGCCGTACCTGGTCGCGCCGCCGGTCACGCGGACGCTGGTCGGGCTGTTCGCGCTCGTCGTGCTGGCGTCGATGTGGAACCTGCTCGCCGGGTACGGCGGGATGATCTCCGTCGGGCAGCAGGGGTTCATCGGCATCGGGGCGTACACGGTGCTGCTGACCGACATCGCGGGCGTGAGCCCGTTCGTCGGGATCCCGTTCGCCGCGCTCGTCGCCGGGCTGCTCGCCCTGCCCACGACCGCGCTGGTCTTCCGCCTGAACGGCGGCTACTTCGCGATCGGCACGTGGGTGGTCGCGGAGGTGTTCCGGCTGGTCACCGTGGAGTTCGCGGCCGTGGGCGGCGGCTCGGGGGCGTCGCTGACGGGGCTGTCGGCCCTCGGCCCGACGCTGCGCGGCGCCGTCACGTACTGGTGCGCGCTGGCGGCCGTCGTCCTCGCGGTGGGGGTGGTGTTCGCGATCATGCGGTCGCGGCTCGGGCTGGCGCTCACGGCCATCCGCGACGACCCCACGGCCGCCGACAGCCTCGGCGTGCGGGTGACCGCGGCGAAGCGGCTGGTGTTCGTCGTCGCCGCGGCCGGGTGCGGGGTGGCGGGGGCGATCATCGTGCTCGACTCCCTGCGCGTGCAGCCCGACTCGATCTACTCGGTGCAGTGGTCGGCGTTCATGATCTTCATGGTGGTGATCGGCGGGATCGGCTCGATCGAGGGCCCGATCCTCGGCGCGATCGTGTTCTTCGCCCTGCAGCAGGTGCTGGAGCCCTACGGGGTCTGGTACCTGGTGGTGCTCGGGCTGGTCGCGATCGCCGCCGCCCTGTTCGCCCGGCGGGGGCTGTGGGGCCTGGCGACGGGCGGGCGGGACGTGCGGTTCCTCCCGACGGGTTACCGGGTGGCGGGCTCGCAGGGTGGGGTCAGCGGGGGAGGGTCACCGTGA
- a CDS encoding ABC transporter ATP-binding protein, giving the protein MSLEVQGIDAVYGHFPALTDVSLSVATGETLAVIGANGAGKSTLLRAVVGQVSATGSVVLDGTRIDGLRPHERVRRGVSLVPEGRRLFPSLSVRENLRIGAVRPGPWTVDAVHDLFPDLAALRDRPAGALSGGEQQAVAIGRGLMANPSVLLLDEVSLGLAPVVVERLYAALAQIGAAGMTMLVVEQDVGQALRIAARVHCLRAGRTVLTGASADVTPEAVTAAYFGAAT; this is encoded by the coding sequence GTGAGCCTCGAGGTGCAGGGGATCGACGCCGTCTACGGCCACTTCCCGGCGCTCACCGACGTCTCGCTGTCGGTCGCGACGGGGGAGACGCTGGCCGTGATCGGGGCGAACGGGGCCGGCAAGTCGACGCTGCTGCGCGCGGTCGTGGGCCAGGTCTCCGCGACCGGGTCCGTGGTGCTCGACGGCACGCGGATCGACGGGCTGCGCCCGCACGAGCGGGTGCGGCGCGGCGTCAGCCTGGTGCCGGAGGGGCGCAGGCTGTTCCCGAGCCTGAGCGTGCGGGAGAACCTGCGGATCGGGGCGGTCCGCCCGGGCCCGTGGACCGTCGACGCGGTGCACGACCTGTTCCCCGACCTCGCCGCGCTGCGCGACCGGCCGGCGGGGGCCCTGTCCGGCGGCGAGCAGCAGGCCGTCGCGATCGGGCGGGGGCTGATGGCGAACCCGAGCGTGCTGCTGCTCGACGAGGTGTCGCTCGGGCTCGCGCCGGTCGTCGTCGAACGGCTGTACGCGGCGCTCGCGCAGATCGGCGCGGCGGGGATGACGATGCTGGTGGTGGAGCAGGACGTGGGTCAGGCGCTGAGGATCGCCGCGCGGGTGCACTGCCTGCGGGCCGGGCGCACGGTGCTGACGGGGGCGTCGGCCGACGTCACCCCGGAGGCCGTGACGGCCGCGTACTTCGGGGCGGCGACGTGA
- a CDS encoding nitrate- and nitrite sensing domain-containing protein — MPSSRRFSPRDWSLRVRLAVVLLVPGILAVVLGGLRIADQTGEAAELDRVARFATAQGAVAGLVEQVAQERYAATTYVAGGRTGDAAALQSGFGRVTDIRAALEPVLADLYPDDPALVGAVRQADQAIARLSDVRGLTLTSAAPASAVAARYTGLVSQLSELDGALLRGVNSTEVNGLATGLSGLTAARNEASLQYALVASGDDSTELAASDARMGNALADFRTALDPGQRVRYGAVIAGPANTARAGLVQGVLAAPGTVPPRTPEVFDGILGELDAAEDGVRAELTSTAQQRGSAATALAGVNAVLLLLALLVGAVIVGLIARAMLTSLRTLRSSAMDVAERRLPEAVQAMRSGSMPDVDVEPVPVTSREEVGEVARAFDAVHSQAVRLAAEQATLQANVNRMFVNLSRRSQTLVDRQLQLIEALESNEQDPDQLSSLFRLDHLATRMRRNSENLLVLAGTDLTKRSAQHVPVIDVLQAAVSEVERYERITVESPPPLAILGRAANDVQHLLSELLDNATNFSPPDAPVRMSVVRSGTGPLVVEITDTGVGMPPDDLAEANRALARRTEVGVTASRRMGLFVVARLAARHGIDVRLVTGAGLAQARVRSGGEPPAISSATGDPGITARVAIPAHLVVGATPRRQPPAAPQSRPPQAAPHPQVSPPPQAAPPRPERPSVPEQASRRPSFPVRPDAAPTPAHSSFAPSGDAAPFFTPARSEPPPRVAPVPPEARPVPAADAGPDADGSAGTPIFEEVTSGWFRSYRHVPITWQDGAAPDGEPVTPAGPMLTGMPQPRHEIGRDAFASPADDAAPARDVAVELDANGLPQRTPGAQLVPGSVPAPAPPRQRDPEAVRDRLTGYHRGTRTGRDAADGGTER, encoded by the coding sequence GTGCCATCGTCCCGCCGGTTCTCACCCCGCGACTGGAGCCTGCGCGTCCGGCTCGCCGTCGTCCTCCTCGTCCCCGGCATCCTCGCCGTGGTCCTCGGCGGTCTGCGGATCGCCGACCAGACCGGGGAGGCCGCCGAGCTCGACCGCGTCGCCCGCTTCGCCACCGCCCAGGGCGCCGTCGCCGGCCTCGTCGAGCAGGTCGCCCAGGAGCGCTACGCCGCGACCACGTACGTGGCGGGCGGCCGCACCGGCGACGCCGCCGCGCTGCAGTCCGGGTTCGGCCGCGTCACCGACATCCGGGCCGCGCTCGAGCCCGTGCTCGCCGACCTCTACCCCGACGATCCCGCCCTCGTCGGCGCGGTCCGCCAGGCCGACCAGGCCATCGCCCGCCTCTCCGACGTCCGCGGTCTCACGCTCACCTCGGCGGCCCCGGCGTCGGCGGTCGCCGCGCGCTACACCGGGCTGGTCTCCCAGCTCTCCGAGCTCGACGGCGCCCTGCTGCGCGGGGTCAACAGCACCGAGGTCAACGGCCTGGCCACCGGCCTGTCCGGGCTGACGGCCGCGCGCAACGAGGCGTCGCTGCAGTACGCGCTCGTGGCCTCCGGCGACGACTCCACCGAGCTGGCCGCCTCCGACGCCCGGATGGGCAACGCCCTCGCCGACTTCCGCACCGCGCTCGACCCCGGCCAGCGCGTCCGCTACGGCGCCGTGATCGCCGGGCCGGCCAACACGGCCCGCGCCGGGCTGGTGCAGGGCGTCCTGGCGGCGCCGGGCACGGTCCCGCCCCGCACCCCGGAGGTGTTCGACGGGATCCTCGGCGAGCTCGACGCCGCCGAGGACGGCGTGCGCGCCGAGCTGACCAGCACCGCGCAGCAGCGCGGCAGCGCGGCGACCGCACTGGCGGGCGTCAACGCCGTGCTGCTGCTGCTGGCGCTGCTGGTCGGCGCGGTGATCGTCGGCCTCATCGCCCGCGCCATGCTCACCTCGCTGCGGACGCTGCGGTCGAGCGCGATGGACGTCGCCGAGCGCCGCCTCCCCGAGGCAGTGCAGGCCATGCGGTCGGGCTCGATGCCCGACGTCGACGTCGAGCCGGTGCCCGTCACGTCGCGGGAGGAGGTCGGGGAGGTCGCCCGCGCGTTCGACGCCGTGCACAGCCAGGCCGTCCGGCTCGCGGCCGAGCAGGCGACGCTGCAGGCCAACGTCAACCGCATGTTCGTCAACCTCTCGCGGCGCAGCCAGACCCTCGTCGACCGCCAGCTCCAGCTGATCGAGGCGCTGGAGAGCAACGAGCAGGACCCCGACCAGCTCTCCAGCCTGTTCCGCCTCGACCACCTCGCCACCCGCATGCGGCGCAACTCCGAGAACCTGCTGGTCCTCGCGGGGACCGACCTGACGAAGCGCTCCGCGCAGCACGTCCCCGTGATCGACGTGCTGCAGGCCGCGGTCTCGGAGGTCGAGCGCTACGAGCGGATCACCGTCGAGTCGCCGCCGCCGCTGGCCATCCTCGGGCGGGCCGCCAACGACGTGCAGCACCTGCTCTCCGAGCTGCTCGACAACGCCACCAACTTCTCCCCGCCGGACGCGCCGGTGCGGATGAGCGTCGTCCGCTCCGGCACCGGCCCGCTCGTCGTCGAGATCACCGACACCGGGGTGGGGATGCCGCCCGACGACCTGGCCGAGGCGAACCGGGCGCTGGCCCGGCGCACCGAGGTCGGGGTCACGGCGTCGCGGCGGATGGGCCTGTTCGTGGTCGCGCGGCTCGCCGCCCGCCACGGCATCGACGTCCGGCTCGTCACCGGGGCCGGGCTGGCGCAGGCCCGGGTGCGCAGCGGCGGCGAGCCGCCGGCGATCTCCTCGGCCACCGGCGACCCCGGGATCACCGCACGGGTCGCGATCCCCGCGCACCTCGTCGTCGGGGCCACCCCGCGGCGGCAGCCGCCCGCCGCGCCGCAGTCCCGGCCCCCGCAGGCGGCCCCGCACCCGCAGGTGTCCCCGCCCCCGCAGGCGGCCCCGCCCCGGCCGGAGCGGCCGTCGGTCCCGGAGCAGGCGTCCCGCCGTCCGAGCTTCCCGGTCCGGCCCGACGCCGCGCCGACCCCCGCGCACTCCTCCTTCGCACCGTCCGGCGACGCCGCCCCGTTCTTCACCCCGGCCCGGAGCGAGCCGCCCCCGCGGGTCGCCCCGGTCCCGCCCGAGGCCCGCCCGGTCCCCGCGGCCGACGCCGGTCCCGACGCGGACGGGTCGGCCGGGACGCCGATCTTCGAGGAGGTGACGTCGGGCTGGTTCCGCTCCTACCGGCACGTGCCGATCACCTGGCAGGACGGCGCCGCGCCCGACGGCGAGCCCGTCACCCCCGCCGGACCGATGCTGACGGGCATGCCGCAGCCGCGCCACGAGATCGGCCGGGACGCCTTCGCCTCGCCCGCCGACGACGCCGCACCCGCCCGCGACGTCGCGGTGGAGCTCGACGCCAACGGGCTGCCGCAGCGCACCCCCGGCGCGCAGCTCGTGCCCGGGAGCGTGCCGGCCCCCGCCCCGCCCCGCCAGCGCGACCCGGAGGCGGTCCGCGACCGGCTCACCGGCTACCACCGGGGGACCCGCACCGGCCGGGACGCCGCCGACGGGGGCACCGAGAGGTGA
- a CDS encoding ABC transporter ATP-binding protein, with amino-acid sequence MTDAVLDVRGLTRAFGGLTVVDDVSFAVPAGRALGVVGPNGAGKTTLLTLLDGGLTPGAGRVELAGRDVTRVSAARRCRLGIGRTYQTPRPFVGMTVFENVLVGAVHGAGLRTSQAHDAAGDALVRTGLADRANTPAGDLRLLDRKRLELARALACRPTLLLLDEIAGGLTDAELPELIGIVREVRDGGTAVIWIEHIVHALVSVVDEMLCLASGAVIALGDPADVLADARVREVYLGSSVEGL; translated from the coding sequence TTGACCGACGCCGTCCTCGACGTGCGCGGCCTGACCCGCGCGTTCGGCGGTCTCACCGTCGTCGACGACGTGTCCTTCGCCGTGCCCGCGGGCAGGGCGCTGGGCGTCGTGGGCCCGAACGGGGCGGGCAAGACGACGCTGCTGACGCTGCTCGACGGCGGGCTCACGCCCGGCGCCGGGCGGGTGGAGCTGGCCGGGCGCGACGTCACGCGCGTGTCCGCCGCGCGCCGCTGCCGGCTGGGCATCGGCCGGACCTACCAGACGCCGCGCCCGTTCGTCGGCATGACGGTGTTCGAGAACGTCCTGGTGGGGGCGGTGCACGGGGCGGGGCTGCGGACGTCGCAGGCGCACGACGCGGCCGGGGACGCGCTCGTCCGCACCGGGCTGGCCGACCGCGCCAACACCCCGGCCGGGGACCTGCGGCTGCTCGACCGCAAGCGCCTGGAGCTCGCGCGGGCGCTGGCCTGCCGCCCGACGCTGCTCCTGCTCGACGAGATCGCGGGCGGCCTGACCGACGCCGAGCTGCCCGAGCTCATCGGCATCGTGCGCGAGGTGCGCGACGGCGGCACCGCGGTGATCTGGATCGAGCACATCGTGCACGCGCTGGTCTCCGTCGTCGACGAGATGCTGTGCCTGGCCTCGGGTGCGGTCATCGCGCTCGGCGACCCGGCCGACGTGCTCGCCGACGCGCGGGTGCGCGAGGTCTACCTGGGCTCGTCGGTGGAGGGCCTGTGA
- a CDS encoding branched-chain amino acid ABC transporter permease encodes MINAVVQGILLGGVYALFACGLSLVFGVLRIVNLAHGDLTVLAAFLAVVVTGVLGVGPLVSLVVVVPAVALLGYVLQRVLLQRSLEAGELAPLLVTFGLSIVLQNALLQTFSADTRSLPAGDLGTAGIALGGGVQIGVLALLTLVVAVAVLAGLQLLLARTALGRAMRATSDDPETAELMGLDPRRVYATATALALATVALAGVFYGLRGTFTPTLGPQILIFAFEAVIIGGLGSLWGTLAGGLVLGVAQTVGAQIQPSYGVLAGHLVFLLVLAVRPQGLFRKAATR; translated from the coding sequence GTGATCAACGCGGTGGTGCAGGGGATCCTGCTCGGCGGCGTGTACGCGCTGTTCGCCTGCGGGCTCTCGCTCGTCTTCGGCGTGCTGCGCATCGTCAACCTCGCCCACGGCGACCTGACGGTGCTGGCCGCGTTCCTCGCCGTCGTCGTCACCGGGGTGCTGGGGGTCGGGCCGCTGGTGTCGCTCGTCGTGGTCGTGCCGGCCGTCGCGCTGCTGGGGTACGTGCTGCAGCGCGTGCTGCTGCAGCGCAGCCTGGAGGCGGGGGAGCTGGCGCCGCTGCTCGTCACGTTCGGGCTGTCGATCGTCCTGCAGAACGCGCTGCTCCAGACGTTCTCCGCCGACACCCGCTCGCTGCCGGCGGGTGATCTCGGGACGGCCGGGATCGCGCTCGGCGGCGGCGTGCAGATCGGGGTGCTCGCTCTGCTCACGCTGGTGGTGGCCGTCGCGGTGCTGGCCGGGCTGCAGCTGCTGCTCGCGCGCACCGCGCTCGGCCGGGCCATGCGGGCGACGAGCGACGACCCCGAGACCGCCGAGCTCATGGGGCTCGACCCCCGCCGCGTCTACGCCACGGCCACCGCGCTCGCGCTCGCGACCGTCGCGCTCGCCGGGGTGTTCTACGGTCTGCGCGGCACGTTCACCCCGACGCTCGGCCCGCAGATCCTGATCTTCGCGTTCGAGGCGGTGATCATCGGCGGGCTCGGGTCGCTGTGGGGGACGCTGGCCGGGGGGCTGGTGCTGGGCGTCGCGCAGACCGTCGGCGCGCAGATCCAGCCCAGCTACGGCGTGCTCGCCGGGCACCTGGTCTTCCTGCTCGTGCTCGCCGTCCGGCCGCAGGGCCTGTTCCGGAAGGCGGCGACCCGGTGA
- a CDS encoding glycosyltransferase: protein MTVETAPAAPPGPRATGPVLDLVVPVHNEEAALEPSVRRLHAHLSAQLPYPFRITIADNASVDATPRIAERLAGELPGVTVFRTAEKGRGRALHAVWDASDAQVLAYCDVDLSTDLAALLPLVAPLISGHSDLAIGTRLGRGSRVVRGVKREFISRSYNLLLRGALATRFSDAQCGFKAIRADVARALLPHVRDGGWFFDTELLVLAERAGLRIHEVPVDWVDDPDSRVDIVPTALADLRGIARLGRAFATGALPLRELRGQLARPTLEVSGVLAGMPGQLVRFAAVGVVSTLAHLLLFLLLRDPLGAYAANLVALLVTAVANTAANRRLTFGVRGRDGAAVQQFQGLIVFGLGLALTTGALALLAAAAPGASAAVELAVLVAANALATLLRFVAFRSWIFRPTGTAA, encoded by the coding sequence ATGACCGTCGAGACCGCTCCCGCCGCACCGCCCGGGCCCCGCGCCACCGGCCCCGTGCTGGACCTCGTCGTGCCCGTCCACAACGAGGAGGCGGCGCTGGAGCCGTCGGTCCGGAGGTTGCACGCACACCTGTCCGCGCAGCTCCCCTACCCGTTCCGGATCACCATCGCCGACAACGCGAGCGTCGACGCGACCCCGCGGATCGCCGAGCGCCTGGCCGGCGAGCTGCCCGGCGTCACGGTGTTCCGGACGGCGGAGAAGGGCCGCGGCCGCGCGCTGCACGCGGTCTGGGACGCCTCGGACGCGCAGGTGCTCGCCTACTGCGACGTCGACCTGTCGACCGACCTCGCCGCCCTGCTGCCCCTGGTCGCGCCGCTGATCAGCGGGCACTCCGACCTCGCGATCGGCACCCGGCTGGGCCGCGGGTCGCGGGTGGTGCGGGGGGTCAAGCGCGAGTTCATCTCCCGCTCCTACAACCTCCTCCTGCGCGGCGCGCTGGCCACGCGGTTCAGCGACGCGCAGTGCGGGTTCAAGGCGATCCGCGCCGACGTGGCCCGGGCCCTGCTCCCGCACGTCCGGGACGGCGGATGGTTCTTCGACACCGAGCTGCTGGTGCTCGCCGAGCGCGCCGGGCTGCGGATCCACGAGGTGCCGGTCGACTGGGTCGACGACCCGGACTCGCGCGTCGACATCGTCCCGACCGCGCTCGCCGACCTGCGCGGCATCGCCCGGCTCGGACGCGCGTTCGCCACCGGTGCCCTGCCGCTGCGGGAGCTGCGCGGCCAGCTCGCCCGCCCCACCCTGGAGGTGTCCGGCGTCCTCGCCGGGATGCCGGGCCAGCTGGTGCGCTTCGCCGCGGTCGGCGTCGTCAGCACGCTGGCCCACCTGCTGCTGTTCCTGCTGCTGCGCGACCCCCTCGGCGCCTACGCGGCGAACCTCGTCGCGCTGCTCGTCACGGCCGTCGCGAACACCGCGGCCAACCGGCGCCTGACGTTCGGCGTGCGCGGCCGCGACGGGGCCGCCGTCCAGCAGTTCCAGGGGCTGATCGTGTTCGGTCTCGGGCTCGCGCTGACGACCGGTGCGCTCGCCCTGCTCGCCGCAGCCGCACCGGGCGCGAGCGCGGCCGTCGAGCTCGCCGTGCTGGTGGCCGCCAACGCCCTCGCGACGCTGCTCCGCTTCGTCGCGTTCCGCAGCTGGATCTTCCGTCCGACGGGGACCGCGGCATGA
- a CDS encoding ABC transporter substrate-binding protein: protein MAETQRRLSGITGGVPLDRRRFLRVLGSAGGLAAAGGLASACGGLQESGGSGGADVIRIGYVSPETGPLAPFGEADQFVITAIGEYFAQNPIQVGGTSYPVEIIKRDSQSDSNRAADVAADLIGNAGIHLMLVSSTPDTSNPVSDQCEANGMPCVSTVTPWQPWYFGRGATEGTRFNWTFNFFWGLEDVEAVFADMWDQVPTNKTAGALWPNDPDGLAWGNPQTGFPPAQAQRGYSIVDPGNYPNGTQDFSAQIAQFQAENAEILLGVPIPPDFTTFWRQAAQQGYQPRIATVAKALLFPSSVEALGDLGVNLGTEVWWSPTHPFTSSLTGQNAGALADAYTASTGRQWTQPIGFAHALFEVAAAAFSSVEAIDDREGLAQAISQLRLDTVVGPLDWTAGPVPNVAKTPVVGGQWRTGTDTPYDLVIVSNTQNPNIPTAGTVEPLR from the coding sequence ATGGCCGAGACGCAACGCCGGCTCAGCGGCATCACGGGGGGCGTCCCGTTGGACCGCCGCCGCTTTCTCAGGGTGCTGGGCAGCGCCGGCGGGCTCGCCGCGGCCGGCGGGCTCGCCTCCGCCTGCGGCGGGCTCCAGGAGTCCGGCGGCTCGGGGGGCGCGGACGTCATCCGGATCGGGTACGTGAGCCCGGAGACCGGGCCGCTGGCGCCGTTCGGCGAGGCCGACCAGTTCGTGATCACCGCGATCGGCGAGTACTTCGCCCAGAACCCGATCCAGGTGGGCGGCACGTCCTACCCGGTCGAGATCATCAAGCGCGACAGCCAGTCCGACTCCAACCGGGCCGCCGACGTCGCCGCCGACCTGATCGGCAACGCCGGCATCCACCTGATGCTGGTGTCCTCCACGCCGGACACCTCGAACCCGGTGTCGGACCAGTGCGAGGCCAACGGCATGCCGTGCGTCTCGACGGTCACCCCGTGGCAGCCCTGGTACTTCGGGCGCGGCGCCACCGAGGGCACGCGGTTCAACTGGACGTTCAACTTCTTCTGGGGCCTCGAGGACGTCGAGGCGGTGTTCGCCGACATGTGGGACCAGGTCCCGACGAACAAGACGGCAGGCGCGCTGTGGCCCAACGACCCTGACGGCCTCGCCTGGGGCAACCCGCAGACCGGCTTCCCGCCCGCCCAGGCGCAGCGCGGCTACTCGATCGTCGACCCGGGCAACTACCCGAACGGCACGCAGGACTTCTCCGCGCAGATCGCGCAGTTCCAGGCGGAGAACGCGGAGATCCTGCTCGGCGTCCCGATCCCGCCCGACTTCACCACGTTCTGGCGCCAGGCCGCGCAGCAGGGCTACCAGCCCAGGATCGCCACGGTCGCGAAGGCGCTGCTGTTCCCGTCGAGCGTCGAGGCGCTCGGCGACCTCGGCGTCAACCTCGGCACCGAGGTCTGGTGGTCGCCGACCCACCCGTTCACCTCGTCGCTGACCGGCCAGAACGCCGGTGCGCTCGCCGACGCCTACACCGCGTCGACCGGGCGGCAGTGGACGCAGCCGATCGGGTTCGCGCACGCGCTGTTCGAGGTGGCCGCGGCCGCGTTCTCCTCGGTCGAGGCGATCGACGACCGCGAGGGACTCGCGCAGGCGATCTCGCAGCTGCGGCTGGACACCGTCGTCGGGCCGCTGGACTGGACCGCGGGCCCGGTGCCGAACGTCGCGAAGACGCCGGTGGTGGGCGGGCAGTGGCGGACCGGCACGGACACCCCGTACGACCTGGTGATCGTGTCGAACACGCAGAACCCGAACATCCCGACGGCCGGCACCGTGGAGCCGCTGCGTTGA